From Anabrus simplex isolate iqAnaSimp1 chromosome 11, ASM4041472v1, whole genome shotgun sequence, a single genomic window includes:
- the LOC136883189 gene encoding uncharacterized protein: MALLVAIHMWFGFVLAYAAKKEMVDLLQIWIMYSIVYIVLVDILNLINCVSSFVYGQTTSGTQSLLIIIAVTALQSYFIVVVKSYYEVLTQGRQPIP; the protein is encoded by the exons ATGGCCTTGCTGGTGGCAATACACATGTGGTTCGGATTTGTGCTGGCGTACGCAGCCAAGAAG GAGATGGTGGACCTCCTCCAGATATGGATAATGTACTCAATAGTATATATCGTCTTGGTCGATATTCTCAACTTAATCAACTGTGTATCGTCTTTTGTCTACGGACAGACAACATCCGGCACGCAGAGCCTATTGATCATCATCGCGGTAACAG CTCTACAATCCTACTTCATCGTCGTGGTGAAGAGCTACTACGAGGTGCTGACTCAAGGCAGACAACCAATTCCTTAA